A window from Kovacikia minuta CCNUW1 encodes these proteins:
- the hpnH gene encoding adenosyl-hopene transferase HpnH: MSVSIQQAIEIGKYIVTQRLKGRKKYPLTLMLEPLFRCNLACSGCGKIQHPTDILKQNLTPEQCFAAVEECGAPVVAIPGGEPLLHPQIDEIVRGLVARRKYVYLCTNGLLLEKSLHKFEPSPYFSFSVHLDGLREHHDQCVDRKGVFDIAVKAIQAAKAKGFRVTTNTTVFEGTDPKEIQDFFDFLSTLGIDGMMISPGYSYEWAPNQDHFLKQEQTRALFREILAPYKAGQKSWNFNHNPLFLDFLIGEKDYDCTPWGMPSYSVLGWQKPCYLLNEGHYKSYQELLDNTDWSKYGRKSNNPKCADCMVHCGYEPTAATDAMEPQNMVRALGSVLSLSR; this comes from the coding sequence ATGTCCGTTAGTATTCAGCAGGCGATCGAGATTGGCAAGTACATTGTTACCCAGCGACTCAAGGGGCGCAAAAAGTATCCCCTGACTTTAATGCTGGAGCCTCTATTTCGCTGCAATCTGGCGTGTAGTGGATGCGGCAAGATTCAACACCCAACCGATATCCTGAAGCAAAATTTGACTCCGGAGCAGTGTTTTGCCGCCGTCGAGGAATGTGGTGCTCCCGTTGTTGCCATTCCCGGTGGGGAACCGTTGCTACACCCCCAAATTGATGAGATTGTCCGTGGACTGGTGGCGCGACGAAAGTATGTTTACCTTTGCACCAATGGTCTTCTGTTGGAAAAGAGTCTCCATAAATTCGAACCCTCTCCCTACTTCTCCTTTAGCGTTCACCTGGATGGATTGCGGGAACACCACGACCAGTGCGTCGATCGCAAAGGGGTTTTCGATATTGCGGTTAAGGCGATTCAAGCTGCCAAAGCCAAAGGCTTCCGTGTTACCACCAACACCACTGTGTTTGAGGGAACTGATCCAAAAGAGATCCAGGACTTTTTTGACTTCCTGAGTACGCTCGGAATTGATGGCATGATGATTTCCCCCGGTTACAGTTATGAATGGGCACCAAACCAGGATCACTTCCTCAAACAAGAACAAACTCGCGCCCTATTCCGGGAGATTCTGGCACCCTATAAAGCGGGACAAAAAAGCTGGAATTTCAATCACAATCCTCTCTTCCTAGACTTTTTGATTGGGGAGAAAGACTATGATTGCACCCCCTGGGGCATGCCAAGTTACAGTGTGCTGGGTTGGCAAAAACCCTGCTACCTGCTGAACGAAGGGCATTACAAGTCCTATCAAGAATTACTGGATAATACCGACTGGAGTAAGTACGGGCGCAAAAGCAATAATCCCAAGTGTGCCGATTGTATGGTTCATTGTGGCTATGAACCCACCGCCGCTACTGACGCGATGGAACCTCAAAACATGGTGCGGGCTTTAGGCAGTGTGCTGAGTCTGAGCCGTTAA